Proteins found in one Methanospirillum hungatei JF-1 genomic segment:
- a CDS encoding PAS domain-containing protein: MDNTHYYISRIADFLRENRDGMTISEISTGLSMSRNTIGKYIEMMFLSGMVDVRTVGKAKIFFLSKRIPITTLLNYLSSSVIQTDDRYYIQSANISAAELLDTDLTQMTGRNILDLLTLQGLKPEVRTRILSPDRSLVFASDIELVRSDQKRFVWLTVADVVMYDGAKGHYFVIEDVHEWKEAEESKRRYYALFHALAAETDDRVFVMTPELVFTYVNPRFGRAFHREPESFIGESRTNICDHHAKPLIQEAAKYVCSRNEPYRILFSIQERDQVRWFDERLFPVQDNKGEVREIIGFSRDITGFQEGGSASVLLASLMDLLHEAVITTTPAGKVLSWNRGAELMTGYPRDELIGSTALSIITPDLNAGRDLVLETCNGEEIRDVKAIIRARGGRKKRVLISTSRLSFQENIVSGVCIVIREH; the protein is encoded by the coding sequence ATGGACAATACCCATTATTACATCTCACGGATCGCTGATTTTTTACGTGAGAATCGGGATGGAATGACAATATCTGAAATTTCAACCGGTTTGTCCATGTCACGGAACACCATTGGGAAATATATAGAAATGATGTTTCTCTCCGGAATGGTGGATGTGCGAACGGTCGGAAAGGCGAAGATATTTTTTTTATCCAAACGCATCCCGATCACAACACTTCTTAATTACCTTTCATCTTCGGTTATTCAGACTGATGACCGGTATTACATTCAAAGTGCAAATATCTCTGCAGCTGAATTACTTGACACCGACCTTACTCAGATGACCGGGCGTAATATTCTGGACCTTCTTACATTACAGGGTTTAAAACCGGAGGTCAGGACAAGAATACTCTCCCCAGACCGGTCCCTGGTCTTTGCTTCAGATATTGAACTTGTCAGGTCAGATCAGAAACGGTTTGTCTGGCTGACTGTTGCAGATGTTGTCATGTATGACGGAGCAAAGGGGCATTATTTCGTCATTGAAGATGTGCATGAATGGAAAGAGGCAGAAGAGAGTAAGAGAAGATATTATGCTCTCTTTCACGCTCTGGCAGCAGAAACCGATGATCGGGTTTTTGTCATGACGCCGGAACTTGTCTTTACCTATGTAAATCCCCGGTTCGGACGGGCCTTTCATCGGGAACCAGAGTCATTCATCGGGGAGAGCCGGACAAATATCTGCGATCATCATGCAAAACCACTGATTCAGGAAGCTGCAAAGTATGTATGCAGCAGAAATGAACCGTACCGGATTCTTTTCTCGATACAGGAGCGGGATCAGGTCAGGTGGTTTGATGAACGATTATTTCCGGTTCAGGACAATAAAGGGGAAGTCAGAGAGATCATCGGGTTTTCACGTGACATTACCGGGTTTCAGGAAGGAGGTTCTGCCTCGGTTCTTCTTGCATCCCTCATGGATCTGCTCCATGAAGCGGTGATAACCACAACTCCTGCTGGAAAGGTCCTTTCATGGAACCGGGGTGCTGAACTGATGACCGGGTATCCCCGTGATGAGCTGATCGGCAGCACGGCACTCTCAATAATCACCCCTGATTTGAATGCCGGCAGAGACCTGGTTCTGGAAACCTGTAACGGAGAGGAGATACGAGATGTAAAGGCGATTATCAGGGCAAGGGGGGGGAGAAAGAAAAGAGTTCTGATCTCTACTTCCCGATTGTCTTTTCAGGAAAATATCGTCAGTGGAGTGTGTATCGTTATTCGGGAACATTGA